CCGGAGCGCCTGCGGCGCTCCGCGCCGCTCTCATCGACGCGATCATCTCAGCGGTGAGCGGCTCGAGCGACTCCGTCTGACGCTGCACCTCCTGCACCGCGGTGAGCGCGGCCGTCGCGGCGGCGCCCCGCTCCTGCTCCGGCACGAGCTGCGGAATCATCGACCGATCGCCGTATCCGCCGTGCACTTCATCGCGCACCATCTCACCGTCGCGGAGTTCGATCACTCGGCGCTGCATCTGATCCACGAACGCGGCCTCGTGAGTGGCCATCAGCACGGTCGTGCCACCGGCGTTGATCCGCGCCAGCAGTTGCATGATGTCGACGGAGGTCGCCGGGTCGAGGTTTCCGGTCGGCTCGTCGGCGAGCAGTACCTGCGGACGGTTCACGAGTGCACGGGCGATCGCGACGCGCTGCTGCTCTCCGCCGGACAGCTCGTGCGGCATCCGCTTCTCCTTGCCGTCCAGCCCTACGAGGGCCAACGCCTCCGGCACCGCCTGCTGGATGAAGCCGCGGGAGGATCCGGTCACCTGCAGGGTGAAGGCGACGTTCTGGAACACGGTCTTGGTCGAGAGCAGACGGAAGTCCTGGAAGACCGAGCCGATATGGCGGCGGAAGTAGGGCACTTTACGGTTCGCCAGCGAACGCAGGTCGCGGCCGAGCACGGCGACGCGCCCTGCGGAAGGGACCTCTTCTCGCAGGATGAGCTGGAGGCAGGTGGACTTCCCTGAACCCGACGCACCGACGAGGAAGACGAATTCGCCCCGTTGGACCTCGAAGTCGACGCCGGCGAGGGCCGGTCGCTTCGTGCCGCGGTAGCGCTTGGTGACGTTCTCGAACCGAATCATGGCTTTACGAGCCTAAGCGCGCGCCCCTCGCTCGCCGCGAGCGACACCCCGCCCAGATCACCATGCCGACGGTATGCGACCGCATCCTGCTATATATGACCTGACGAGATGCATCCGGGATGCCGGAGGGGAGCATGATGACGGCACCTGCCGGCTGGTATGGGGATGGTTCAGGGCGACAGCGATGGTGGGACGGTGCCCGATGGACCGAGCATGTCTTCGACCCTGTGCCCGCCCCTGTGGCGGAGACCGCCGAGACGCTTCCCGCGTTCGCGCCCCCGTTCGTCCTGCCCCCGCAGACCACGATGGCTCCGACGATGCCTGCGGTCGCACTCGACCACCGAGGAGTGCCGTCGGCGACGCCCGCACCGACCGGAGCCCGTCGGTCTCGCAAGGGGCTGATCTTCGGGCTGATCGGAGCCGCCGTCGTCATCGTGGTGGTAGCGGTGGTGGCGATCCCGTTCTTCATGCCGACCGACCAGCCGGCAGCAGAGGATGACGGTCAGAACCCCCTGATCGCTCCGTGGGAGATCCGCACGCACGAGCCGGAAGCCGAAGAAGCCGAGAGACAGCAGGAGGCGGAAGAGGAGGAGACCGTCTACTGGGATGAGATCGAGCTCGGAGACTGCTGGCGATACGACGAGGAGGACTGGTCGGCGGGCTATGCGGACATCGTGTCGTGCACGCTGACCCACTCCGACGAGATCTATTACACGTACACGATGGACGGTGCCGAGTTCCCCGGAGACAAAGCGGTGATCAAAGAGGCGACCGCCGTCTGCATGGCGGAGTTCGGTACCTTCGTCGGCATTCCGTATGAGGACTCTGAGCTCGACTTCTGGGCGATCACGCCCACCGAGGTCACCTGGAACACCGCCGATGACCGCGTCGTGCAGTGCTCGATCTTCGATCCCGAGACGAACGCACTTACCGGCGCGCTCAAGGGTGCCGAGCGCTGAACCGACTCAGTCGTCGTCTTTGCGCTTGCGCCAGCGGATGCCGGCCGAGATGAAATCGTCGAGGTCGCCGTCGAACACCGCCGCGGGGTTGCCCGATTCCTGACCGGTGCGGAGGTCTTTGACCAACTGCTGGCCGTACAGGAAGTACGAGCGCATCTGGTCGCCCCAGCTCGCCGTGATGTTGCCCGCGAGCTCTTTCTTCTTCGCCGCTTCTTCTTCCTTCTGCAGCAGCAGAAGTCGGGTCTGCAGCACACGCATGGCGGCGGCACGGTTCTGAATCTGCGACTTCTCGTTCTGCATCGAGACGACGATGCCGGTGGGAAGGTGCGTCAGGCGCACGGCCGAGTCGGTCGTGTTGACGGACTGGCCACCGGGGCCGGACGAGCGGAAGACGTCGACGCGGATGTCGCCCTCGGGGATCTCGATCGCGGTGGCCTCTTCCATGAGCGGGATGACCTCGACCGCGGCGAAGCTGGTCTGACGCTTGTCGGCAGAACCGAACGGGCTGATACGTGCGAGCCGGTGCGTACCGGCCTCGACCGACAGCGTGCCGAAGGCATAGGGAGCCGTGATCTCGAAGGTCGCGGATTTGATGCCGGCGCCTTCAGCGTAAGACGTGTCCATGACCTTGGCCGGGTACTTGTGCTTCTCGGCCCATCGCAGATACATGCGCATGAGCATCTCGGCGAAGTCGGTGGCGTCGTCGCCGCCTGCGCCGGAGCGGATCGTGATGATCGCCGAGCGATCGTCGTACTCGCCATCGAGGAGCGTCTGCACCTCGAGCTGGTTGATCACGGAGGTGAGGGCCGCGAGTTCCGCCCGCGCTTCCTGACCTGATTCCTCATCACCCATCTCGTTGGCGAGATCGACGAGGACCTCGAGATCGTCCAGGCGCTGCGCGATGCCGGTGATGCGAGCAAGCTCGGACTGACGGTGGCTGAGGGCGCTGGTCACCTTCTGAGCGCGCTCGGTGTCGTCCCAGAGGTCGGGTGCGCCCGCTTCCTCACTGAGACGGGCGATGTCTTCGCGGAGTCGCGAAACATCGACGACCTCGCTGATATCGCCGAAGGTTTGCCTGAGCGCCTGAATTTCGGCGGAGAGATCTAGTTCGAGCATGACACCCCAGCCTATCCTGCCCCGGTTAGTCTGAGGTGTGGGTATCCGCGTGAGACGACCCTTCGGCGGCGCGGCCGCCGCGGCGACCGTGCTCGCCCTCGCCGCCTGCGCGGCTTCCGGGCCAGCGGCAGACCCGGCCGATCTCGCCGTCCTGCCCCACGACGCGGTGTTCGACTACCAGCTCGGCGGAGGATATCCGCCCGCCGATGATGTCACGGTGGTCGTGCGTGATCGCAGTGATGCACCAGAGGCCGATCTGTACTCGATCTGCTACGTCAACGCCTTTCAGACACAGCCGGGCGAGCTCGACGACTGGCCGTCGGATGCCGTGCTCGTCGACGACTCCGGACTGTCCGTGCGCGACCCGGACTGGCCCGACGAAGCACTGTTGGACATCTCCTCCCCCGCCGGGCAGAAGATCGTCGTCGCCACCGTCGGCGATTGGATCCGTCAATGCGCGGCGGACGGATTCGATGCGGTCGAGTTCGACAACCTCGATTCATTCACGCGGGCCGGCGGACGGATATCGGTCGACGACGGCCTCGACGTGGCGGCGAGGCTGGTCGCTGTCGCGCACGCTGCCGGCCTCAGCGCCGGCCAGAAGAACGCCGCCGAATTCGCCGCCATGTTCCACGATGAAGCGGACTTCGACTTCGCCGTCAGCGAGGAGTGCGCCGCGTACGACGAGTGCTCCGCGTATGTCGAGTCATACGGCACAGGTGTGCTGAACATCGAGTACACCGACAATCTGCCGCGTCCATTCGCAGAGGTGTGCGCCGATGCGGACTCGCCACCCGCGACGATCCTGCGTGACCGCGACCTTGCGACGCCCGCCGATCCTGCGCACCGCAGGGAGGCGTGCTGAACGCGGAGTAGCGTGGCCCTGTGAGCAACGCGTCATCGGTCCTGAGACAGTTCGGACCGATGGTGTACCTCCCCACCGTGCTCTTCGCCCTCGGCGAGGGCGCCGTCATCCCGCTGATCCCGGTGATCGCGGCGAACATGGGCGCCGACGTCGCCTCCGCCGCGCTGGTCGCATCCGCGCTCGTGATCGGGCAGCTGTGCGGCAATCTTCCCGCCGGGTGGGCCGTGGCCCGCATCGGCGAGCGCTTCACGATGGTGATCGCCGGGGTGATCTCCATCATCGCCGTGGTCGGGATGGTCTTCGCCCCAGTGATCGCGGCGTTCGCGGCATCCGTGTTCCTTCTCGGTTTCTGCGCCGCGGCATTCGGCCTCGCGAGGCACGCGTTCATGACGACGCGGGTTCCGGTCGCGTTCCGGGCCCGCGCGCTGTCGCTGCTGGGCGGCAGCTTCCGCCTCGGTGTGTTCGTGGGACCGTTCGTCACCGCCGCCCTGCTGCAGGTGTTCGGCAACGAGCACGCCGCGATCTGGTTCTTCCTCGGCTGCCTGATCGTGATGGTGGTGCTGGTGCTGTTCGGGCCAGACCCGGAGAAGACCACGCCGCCGATCGCGTCGAGTTCGACCCTCGCGGAAGACTCGGGCGAAGCGGTGACCGGCTCGATCCCGACTCTGGAGCGCGTGGGCATCTTCCGGACCATGTGGAACTACCGTGGTGTGCTCGGGCGATTGGGACTCGCCGCCGCATCGCTGTCTGCCGTGCGGTCTGCTCGACAGGTCGTGCTGCCGCTGTGGGGCGTGTCGCTCGGACTGGACGCGCAGACCATCGCCCTGGTCGTCGGCGTCTCCGGAGCGATCGACTTCGCTCTGTTCTACGCCAGCGGTCAGGTGATGGATCGCTTCGGCAGGCTGTGGGCTGCGATGCCGGCGATGATCCTGATGGGCGCCGGGTTCCTCGTGCTCGCATTCACGCACGACGGGGAATCCGCGGTCCTGTGGTTCGGGATGCTTGCGGCGGTGCTCGGAGTCGGCAACGGGCTCTCGAGCGGCATCCTGCTGACGCTCGGCGCCGATACCGCCCCGAAGCAGGAGCCCGCGGCGTTCCTCGGCTCCTGGCGGACGCTCACGGACGCCGGCGGCGCCATCGCGCCGCTGATCGTTTCCGGCGTCACCGCGATCGCTTCGCTCTCGGTGGCATCCGGCGTGATCGGCGTCGTGGGGCTGCTCGGCGCACTCGGGTTCATCCGCTGGATCCCCCGGTTCAGTCCGCGGGACAAGCGATAGGGACCAGACCTCACTGCAGGGCGGTCCGGCTCGTGGCCGTCGCCTCCAATGGCACACCATCCGGCACGAACGGTGAGAACAGCGGCGGGTGCCAGGCCGCCGCTACCGTGACGCGCGCCGTCACTCCGTCGGGAGCGGATGCCGAGACGAGTGCTGCCTCGGTCGTCACGGCGTCGATGATCGCGACAGCCTGCTCCCGTACTCCGGCGTCGGTCAACTCCGCACGCACAGCGTCCCCGTCGACGACAAGCGTGAACCCGTCGGCCCCGGCGAGCGCGGCAGCATCCGCGAGGGAATCGAGTCGCTTCTGTGCGACGTAGAGGTCTGTCGCGCAGGTGCACACGAAGACCACGGCGATCGCGAGCACGACATAGCCCAGCAGAAGCGGAAGGATGCTGCCGCCCTCATCCTGCGCGAGAGACCGTGGCTGCGTCATCCGGTACCCCACAGGCGCGATACCTTCTGCG
The DNA window shown above is from Microbacterium murale and carries:
- the ftsE gene encoding cell division ATP-binding protein FtsE, which codes for MIRFENVTKRYRGTKRPALAGVDFEVQRGEFVFLVGASGSGKSTCLQLILREEVPSAGRVAVLGRDLRSLANRKVPYFRRHIGSVFQDFRLLSTKTVFQNVAFTLQVTGSSRGFIQQAVPEALALVGLDGKEKRMPHELSGGEQQRVAIARALVNRPQVLLADEPTGNLDPATSVDIMQLLARINAGGTTVLMATHEAAFVDQMQRRVIELRDGEMVRDEVHGGYGDRSMIPQLVPEQERGAAATAALTAVQEVQRQTESLEPLTAEMIASMRAARSAAGAPAAETNSAADTPASAPAAEPAPAAEPAPTAVGPRTHPIILPEVDVAELGVADRLGLADSGDDEEVGPTS
- a CDS encoding DUF2510 domain-containing protein translates to MMTAPAGWYGDGSGRQRWWDGARWTEHVFDPVPAPVAETAETLPAFAPPFVLPPQTTMAPTMPAVALDHRGVPSATPAPTGARRSRKGLIFGLIGAAVVIVVVAVVAIPFFMPTDQPAAEDDGQNPLIAPWEIRTHEPEAEEAERQQEAEEEETVYWDEIELGDCWRYDEEDWSAGYADIVSCTLTHSDEIYYTYTMDGAEFPGDKAVIKEATAVCMAEFGTFVGIPYEDSELDFWAITPTEVTWNTADDRVVQCSIFDPETNALTGALKGAER
- the prfB gene encoding peptide chain release factor 2, with the protein product MLELDLSAEIQALRQTFGDISEVVDVSRLREDIARLSEEAGAPDLWDDTERAQKVTSALSHRQSELARITGIAQRLDDLEVLVDLANEMGDEESGQEARAELAALTSVINQLEVQTLLDGEYDDRSAIITIRSGAGGDDATDFAEMLMRMYLRWAEKHKYPAKVMDTSYAEGAGIKSATFEITAPYAFGTLSVEAGTHRLARISPFGSADKRQTSFAAVEVIPLMEEATAIEIPEGDIRVDVFRSSGPGGQSVNTTDSAVRLTHLPTGIVVSMQNEKSQIQNRAAAMRVLQTRLLLLQKEEEAAKKKELAGNITASWGDQMRSYFLYGQQLVKDLRTGQESGNPAAVFDGDLDDFISAGIRWRKRKDDD
- a CDS encoding endo alpha-1,4 polygalactosaminidase, coding for MRRPFGGAAAAATVLALAACAASGPAADPADLAVLPHDAVFDYQLGGGYPPADDVTVVVRDRSDAPEADLYSICYVNAFQTQPGELDDWPSDAVLVDDSGLSVRDPDWPDEALLDISSPAGQKIVVATVGDWIRQCAADGFDAVEFDNLDSFTRAGGRISVDDGLDVAARLVAVAHAAGLSAGQKNAAEFAAMFHDEADFDFAVSEECAAYDECSAYVESYGTGVLNIEYTDNLPRPFAEVCADADSPPATILRDRDLATPADPAHRREAC
- a CDS encoding MFS transporter, with product MVYLPTVLFALGEGAVIPLIPVIAANMGADVASAALVASALVIGQLCGNLPAGWAVARIGERFTMVIAGVISIIAVVGMVFAPVIAAFAASVFLLGFCAAAFGLARHAFMTTRVPVAFRARALSLLGGSFRLGVFVGPFVTAALLQVFGNEHAAIWFFLGCLIVMVVLVLFGPDPEKTTPPIASSSTLAEDSGEAVTGSIPTLERVGIFRTMWNYRGVLGRLGLAAASLSAVRSARQVVLPLWGVSLGLDAQTIALVVGVSGAIDFALFYASGQVMDRFGRLWAAMPAMILMGAGFLVLAFTHDGESAVLWFGMLAAVLGVGNGLSSGILLTLGADTAPKQEPAAFLGSWRTLTDAGGAIAPLIVSGVTAIASLSVASGVIGVVGLLGALGFIRWIPRFSPRDKR
- a CDS encoding pilus assembly protein TadG-related protein; this encodes MTQPRSLAQDEGGSILPLLLGYVVLAIAVVFVCTCATDLYVAQKRLDSLADAAALAGADGFTLVVDGDAVRAELTDAGVREQAVAIIDAVTTEAALVSASAPDGVTARVTVAAAWHPPLFSPFVPDGVPLEATATSRTALQ